Proteins encoded together in one Anguilla anguilla isolate fAngAng1 chromosome 9, fAngAng1.pri, whole genome shotgun sequence window:
- the LOC118235717 gene encoding transmembrane protein 272-like, translating into MEDRMLLRNIRQTPKPSTPVLVVSKLIMLCLPIVQIVLGTIYLKDCPAQPYIPIYVLVSGVFTMCLSLLSCLPCARESEGGEQNTLSSICTAWNSLLTVFLFCWFIAGNVWIYSIYAPSYSPLELDKYCHKTLYLFAFWMTTLVYILVGVLLVGGCCALICMAVCGRSGFGSGFNDDI; encoded by the exons ATGGAGGACAGGATGCTTCTGCGGAACATTCGGCAGACCCCGAAGCCCAGCACACCTGTGTTAG TGGTTTCCAAACTCATCATGCTTTGCTTACCCATCGTCCAAATTGTTCTGG GTACAATTTATCTGAAGGATTGCCCTGCCCAGCCCTACATTCCCATCTATGTGTTGGTTTCGGGGGTGTTCACCATGTGCCTGTCACTGCTGTCCTGCCTGCCCTGTGccagggagagcgagggaggggagCAGAACACCCTCAGCAGCATCTGCACCGCTTGGAACTCCCTGTTGACTGTCTTCCTCTTCTGCTGGTTCATCGCTG GCAACGTATGGATCTACTCCATATATGCCCCCAGCTATAGTCCATTGGAACTTGACAAGTACTGCCACAAGACCCTGTATCTGTTTGCGTTCTGGATGACTACGCTGGTCTACATCCTGGTGGGAGTTCTGCTGGTTGGAGGCTGCTGTGCCCTCAtttgtatggctgtgtgtgggaggagtgGCTTTGGGAGTGGATTCAATGATGATATCTGA